GCTCTTCACCGGTTTCTTCGATCCGGCGGAAATATTCCAGCGAACGGGGCTTGAACTGGGATTTGGAAACGGTTTGCGGCACAGCGCACCTCCACGGCTTGACTTGTGACCCCAGTAGCATGGTCACCATCGGCGTGCAAGCAAGCCCCAGAAACCGCAACCCCAACCGGGCGAGAGAAACGCCGTCCGATCAACCTCCCCTCGCTTCCTGGCAAGGCTCGTCCTTCTCGTTGGTACGCGCCGTCCTGGGCGGAACGACGAAAAGGCGGCATCCTCAGGCCTGCTCCTTGTCGATGGCCCCCTTTGCCCCCTTTGTGTCC
This sequence is a window from Thermodesulfobacteriota bacterium. Protein-coding genes within it:
- a CDS encoding type II toxin-antitoxin system Phd/YefM family antitoxin yields the protein MVTMLLGSQVKPWRCAVPQTVSKSQFKPRSLEYFRRIEETGEELVITDHGRPVLKVVPYIADPEACSSPWPRLTTPAARPSSWSFC